The Paenibacillus sp. FSL R7-0204 genome includes a region encoding these proteins:
- a CDS encoding PAS domain S-box protein gives MDNLANNNSILDQAFHLSPVGMAVLSPAGGRWMKINPAFCNILGCTEAEFLSGTLSGAGRELQEQFSIQRIGTELAQQQGQPLQMDQRFSGRDGYPFWLSLTFIPAQEGLSGQTVIVYAQDVTDRKIADQLTVDSRDLYNLFIKDDQSMISFSLPDGTITFISPSSYSQIGYHPEEIIGRNRAEFYHLDDVEAINSSGGLLKNDISIRRLRHKEGHYLWFETSFHVIRNEKGEITRIMGIGRNVTRRKHSEEALASAQRVARIGSWGWDLVKERITFSEELRRILQYSVETGQVNQEAFLALVHPDDVPILQDAVERAMGLGEAGNTAYRMILPDGEVLMVHVQWDVIPGPEGRPARLFGMMQDITERMHMEEQLRESERNFRLMSENSLDLISRHAIEDSIFLYCSPASRSLLGYEPEEMIGTSAYDYLHPGDLEMILNQMAESEDSGLIPPASYRYRHKNGTYVWFETNSRYIFDAQGRKTEIIAVGRDITERKQFESKLQENEQRYKSLFEYNPAAVYSMNLQGDYLTANANLEKLSGYSLEELLGNHYGPLVADKDIQKTLHHFTLASQGEPQSYDLTLIHKDGHPVEINTINIPIVVDHQVVGVYGISRDITDHIRYTEQIEKLSNDYTLILNAVSEGIFGLDNEGKVTFINPAGAHMLGFECDEITGHPYLDPIQQTALDGNHYRPEESPLMRAVRAGESHQSLDAVLWRKDGSSFLAEYQVTPLLDKGERKGAVVVFRDTTGEKEVIRAKELAEKADQAKSEFLAIMSHELRTPMNGIMGMTDLLAETELTEEQLGYAQIISESSASLLYILNEILDFSKIEAGKMTLTREPVSLAELLDNITELFMPKAREKNIELSCRMAADVPELIMGDAARLRQVLVNLVSNAVKFTETGQVSILLSREYSRDRKKLTLKFSVADTGIGIPSEKQPLLFQSFSQLHPSINRKYGGTGLGLAICKKLVELMGGAITVESVVGEGSNFYFILPADIELEPEGAWEDTVTVSGPASASERISIPEDGESAAEFGPLRILVAEDHPVNQKLLVTMLDKRGYAADLVDHGEAAVQAVLRERYDLVFMDVQMPGMSGLTATARIREQAPAPHQPYITAVTAYARKEDRERCYAAGMDDFVSKPFLTADIDRVLEHCSHRVSL, from the coding sequence ATGGATAACTTGGCTAATAATAACAGCATTCTCGATCAAGCCTTTCACTTATCTCCGGTGGGGATGGCGGTGTTGTCTCCGGCAGGAGGCAGATGGATGAAGATTAATCCTGCTTTTTGCAATATACTGGGCTGCACTGAAGCTGAGTTTCTCTCAGGGACTCTATCAGGGGCCGGCCGGGAATTGCAGGAGCAATTCTCTATTCAGCGAATCGGGACAGAGCTTGCACAGCAGCAAGGACAGCCTCTCCAGATGGATCAGCGGTTCTCCGGCCGTGACGGGTATCCGTTCTGGCTCTCCCTGACCTTCATTCCGGCGCAAGAGGGACTGTCCGGCCAGACTGTTATTGTATATGCACAGGATGTAACAGACCGCAAAATTGCAGATCAGCTAACCGTAGACAGCCGTGATCTGTACAATTTATTCATAAAAGACGATCAGAGTATGATCTCCTTCTCCCTGCCGGACGGGACGATAACGTTCATATCGCCGTCTTCCTACTCCCAAATCGGGTATCATCCGGAGGAGATTATCGGCAGGAACCGCGCAGAATTCTATCACCTGGACGATGTTGAGGCTATCAACAGCTCCGGCGGTCTGCTGAAGAACGATATCTCCATCCGCCGCCTGCGTCACAAGGAGGGCCACTATCTATGGTTCGAGACCTCCTTCCATGTGATCCGTAACGAGAAGGGTGAAATTACACGGATTATGGGGATCGGTCGTAACGTCACCCGGCGCAAGCACAGCGAGGAGGCCCTTGCGTCCGCTCAGCGGGTAGCCAGAATAGGCTCATGGGGCTGGGATCTGGTGAAGGAGAGAATTACATTCTCCGAGGAGCTGCGGCGTATTCTGCAGTACAGCGTGGAGACAGGCCAAGTGAATCAGGAGGCCTTCCTGGCACTGGTCCATCCTGATGATGTCCCGATTCTGCAAGATGCCGTAGAACGGGCTATGGGACTAGGGGAGGCTGGGAACACGGCTTACCGGATGATTCTGCCGGATGGGGAGGTCCTGATGGTGCATGTCCAGTGGGACGTTATCCCGGGACCGGAAGGCAGGCCAGCCCGGCTGTTCGGCATGATGCAGGATATTACCGAGCGTATGCATATGGAGGAGCAGCTGCGGGAGAGTGAACGGAACTTCCGGCTGATGTCGGAGAATTCCCTCGACCTGATCTCCCGCCATGCGATAGAGGACAGCATCTTCCTGTATTGCTCGCCGGCCAGCCGGTCTCTGCTCGGCTATGAGCCTGAAGAGATGATCGGCACGAGTGCCTACGATTATTTGCATCCGGGTGATCTGGAGATGATTCTGAATCAGATGGCAGAGAGTGAAGATTCGGGATTGATTCCCCCGGCCTCCTACCGCTACCGCCACAAGAACGGTACCTATGTCTGGTTTGAAACGAACAGCCGGTATATTTTTGACGCGCAAGGCCGGAAGACAGAGATTATTGCCGTAGGCCGTGACATCACTGAACGCAAGCAATTCGAATCGAAGCTGCAGGAGAATGAGCAACGCTACAAATCCCTGTTCGAATATAATCCGGCAGCGGTGTATTCCATGAATCTGCAGGGGGATTATCTGACGGCGAATGCCAATCTGGAGAAGCTGAGCGGCTACTCGCTGGAGGAACTGCTGGGGAATCATTACGGACCGCTGGTCGCTGACAAAGATATTCAGAAGACGCTGCATCACTTCACCCTTGCCAGCCAGGGGGAGCCGCAGAGCTATGATCTGACGCTGATCCACAAAGACGGGCATCCGGTGGAGATCAATACGATTAATATTCCTATTGTTGTGGATCATCAGGTGGTTGGAGTGTATGGGATCTCCCGCGATATCACAGATCATATCAGATACACCGAGCAGATCGAGAAGCTGAGCAATGATTACACCCTGATCCTCAATGCCGTGTCCGAAGGGATATTCGGTCTGGACAACGAGGGGAAGGTCACCTTTATTAATCCTGCGGGAGCGCATATGCTAGGCTTCGAATGTGATGAGATTACCGGGCATCCTTACCTGGACCCTATCCAGCAGACCGCGCTTGACGGTAATCATTACCGGCCGGAGGAGTCTCCGCTGATGCGGGCAGTCCGGGCAGGAGAATCCCATCAGAGTCTGGATGCGGTGCTGTGGCGCAAGGATGGCTCCAGCTTCCTGGCCGAGTACCAGGTTACCCCTCTGCTCGACAAGGGTGAGCGCAAGGGGGCAGTTGTTGTCTTCCGTGACACTACCGGGGAGAAGGAAGTTATCCGAGCCAAGGAGCTGGCGGAGAAGGCGGACCAGGCCAAATCGGAATTTCTCGCCATCATGAGCCATGAGCTCCGTACACCGATGAACGGAATTATGGGCATGACCGATCTGCTGGCTGAGACGGAATTGACAGAAGAGCAGCTGGGATATGCCCAGATTATCAGCGAGAGCAGTGCATCTCTGTTATATATTCTTAATGAAATTCTGGATTTCAGCAAAATCGAAGCCGGTAAAATGACGCTTACCCGCGAACCGGTAAGTCTGGCGGAATTGCTCGACAATATCACAGAGCTGTTCATGCCGAAGGCGCGTGAAAAGAATATTGAGCTGTCCTGCCGCATGGCTGCGGATGTGCCGGAGCTGATTATGGGAGATGCGGCCCGGCTGCGCCAGGTGCTGGTGAATCTCGTCAGCAATGCCGTGAAATTCACCGAGACGGGACAGGTCTCCATTCTGCTCAGCAGAGAATATAGCAGGGACCGCAAGAAGCTGACGCTCAAATTCAGCGTGGCCGATACAGGGATAGGAATCCCTTCTGAGAAGCAGCCGCTACTGTTCCAGTCCTTCTCGCAGCTGCACCCGTCCATTAACCGCAAGTATGGGGGAACCGGACTGGGCCTGGCCATCTGCAAAAAGCTCGTGGAGCTAATGGGCGGTGCCATCACAGTAGAGAGTGTCGTCGGGGAAGGATCCAATTTCTATTTCATCCTGCCTGCAGATATAGAGCTGGAACCGGAAGGCGCCTGGGAGGATACAGTGACCGTCTCTGGACCGGCGTCGGCCTCTGAACGGATTAGCATCCCGGAAGATGGCGAATCTGCTGCTGAATTTGGGCCTCTGCGTATATTGGTGGCGGAGGATCATCCGGTGAATCAGAAGCTGCTGGTGACTATGCTGGACAAAAGAGGCTATGCCGCCGATCTGGTTGATCATGGCGAAGCGGCGGTGCAGGCAGTGCTCCGTGAGCGGTATGATCTGGTATTCATGGATGTTCAGATGCCGGGGATGAGCGGGCTTACGGCAACGGCCAGAATCCGTGAACAGGCACCTGCTCCGCACCAGCCGTATATTACAGCCGTGACAGCGTATGCCAGAAAAGAGGACCGGGAGCGCTGCTACGCGGCGGGTATGGATGACTTTGTCAGCAAGCCGTTCTTAACTGCCGATATTGACCGGGTACTGGAGCATTGCAGCCATAGGGTATCCCTATGA
- a CDS encoding glycosyltransferase family 4 protein, producing MHICMIAPEQFTVPGDGSVEICIWNIARRLAKRHKVTILSRRAAGLPDTNELEQVKFIRLPSGTPSRYRSSVLTFLEAAEPFDLIQIDNRPRLAAAVKRQYPGTPVMIFLHSLTFVPQEPGIARSLALADAVTANSSSLEQRLIRRFPGIRSKLRVVPLGADLSRFTPASAQEKARLRTLHGLGPGFTLLFVGRVIPRKGVPVLLRAMHRLNRHMPARLLIAGKGKPPYLRQLRALARRLGVQVSFLGNIPHEDIHSMYQAADCFICPSQQHEAFGLVNVEAMASGLPVIASSNGGIREIIDSGRNGFLVKQYRNPAAFASRMLQIGRNPDLAARIGLQGRSDALQMYEWEHTAELLENIYLKLTGSR from the coding sequence ATGCACATCTGCATGATTGCACCGGAGCAGTTCACGGTTCCCGGGGACGGCTCTGTGGAGATTTGCATCTGGAATATCGCGCGCAGGCTGGCCAAGAGACATAAGGTAACCATCCTAAGCCGCAGAGCCGCCGGTCTTCCTGATACGAATGAGCTCGAGCAGGTCAAGTTCATCCGGCTGCCCTCAGGCACCCCTTCCAGGTACCGCAGCTCTGTTCTTACATTCCTGGAAGCTGCGGAACCGTTCGACCTTATTCAGATCGATAACCGGCCGCGGCTGGCGGCGGCTGTGAAGCGGCAGTACCCCGGCACTCCGGTGATGATATTCCTTCACTCTCTCACATTCGTGCCGCAGGAGCCCGGCATTGCCCGCAGCCTCGCCCTGGCCGATGCCGTCACGGCCAACAGCAGCTCCCTGGAGCAGCGGCTTATCCGGAGGTTCCCCGGCATCCGCAGCAAGCTCCGCGTGGTTCCTCTGGGAGCAGACCTGTCGCGCTTCACTCCTGCGTCTGCGCAGGAGAAGGCGCGTCTGCGCACGCTGCATGGTCTTGGCCCCGGCTTCACGCTCCTGTTCGTAGGCCGGGTCATTCCGCGCAAGGGAGTGCCTGTGCTGCTCCGGGCCATGCACCGCCTGAACCGGCATATGCCCGCACGGTTGCTGATCGCAGGCAAGGGGAAGCCGCCGTATCTCCGGCAGCTGAGAGCCCTTGCCCGGCGGCTGGGCGTACAAGTGTCTTTTCTCGGCAATATTCCCCATGAAGATATCCACAGTATGTATCAGGCTGCCGACTGCTTCATCTGCCCCTCCCAGCAGCATGAAGCCTTCGGGCTGGTGAATGTAGAGGCGATGGCCTCGGGGCTGCCGGTAATTGCCTCCAGCAACGGCGGAATCCGGGAGATTATAGATTCGGGCCGTAACGGCTTTCTGGTGAAGCAGTACAGGAACCCTGCTGCTTTTGCCAGCCGTATGCTGCAGATCGGCCGCAATCCGGACCTTGCCGCAAGGATCGGACTACAGGGAAGAAGCGATGCGCTACAGATGTATGAGTGGGAGCATACCGCAGAGCTGCTGGAGAATATTTATCTGAAGCTGACGGGATCACGTTAA
- a CDS encoding P-II family nitrogen regulator: protein MLMIKAIVRPEKADDVMAELLLAGFPSISKMDLLGRGKQKGIQVGTNHYNQISKKLLMIVIQDEDKDDVISIIMRTARTGEHGSFGDGKIFVLPVQEVFTISNGKNQL from the coding sequence ATGTTAATGATCAAAGCCATAGTAAGACCTGAGAAAGCGGATGACGTGATGGCCGAATTGCTGCTGGCCGGCTTCCCCTCCATCAGCAAAATGGATCTGCTCGGGCGCGGCAAGCAAAAGGGCATTCAGGTCGGAACCAACCATTACAATCAAATCTCTAAAAAACTGCTGATGATCGTTATCCAGGATGAAGACAAGGATGACGTGATCAGCATTATTATGCGTACAGCTAGAACCGGTGAGCACGGCTCCTTCGGCGACGGCAAAATCTTTGTCCTGCCGGTACAGGAGGTCTTCACCATCAGTAACGGCAAAAACCAGCTATAG
- a CDS encoding DUF445 domain-containing protein — MKSRNLATISLAIMACGFLFTLFLPENLAVILLRGGFEAGLVGGIADWFAVTALFRHPLGLRIPHTSLLLKNRDKLIQSLISAMENELLNKESIENKLRTFNIISLGATVLTRFFSRKKARQEVLEQLKGFVLRLPVEQAVPYIQSAAASYLREAKLGVAADTIATSLMNEGKDIAALDFALEGISAWSGRPETRAMLGKIASEKLAEVKLGGLKGMAFQAFVGFVDADMLGEMLQGMVQSTIRDFKEEDSPYREEVIREIRVALFQLLSDEERIASLKNWALNELQGEAAAAFVLQQLQGLRGKAVTLLEEDRGRGGRRLFSLYAALVRRVSQEKEWIQTSEDRIRGTLISFVEANHYRIGQLVKENLDQMDDAALVNMLEEKVGKDLQWIRVNGAVCGFVVGLVLTVIQLI, encoded by the coding sequence ATGAAATCCAGAAATTTAGCTACAATCTCTCTGGCTATTATGGCCTGCGGCTTTCTATTCACGTTGTTTCTGCCGGAGAATCTGGCAGTTATTCTGCTGAGAGGGGGCTTCGAGGCAGGTCTGGTCGGAGGCATCGCGGACTGGTTTGCCGTGACAGCGCTGTTCCGCCATCCGCTGGGCCTGAGAATTCCGCATACCTCGCTGCTGCTTAAGAACCGGGATAAGCTGATCCAGTCCCTGATCTCTGCGATGGAGAATGAGCTGTTGAACAAGGAGAGCATTGAAAATAAGCTGCGCACATTCAATATAATTTCGCTCGGAGCTACCGTGCTGACCCGGTTCTTCTCCAGAAAGAAAGCGCGGCAGGAAGTGCTGGAGCAGCTCAAAGGCTTCGTGCTGCGGCTTCCGGTAGAGCAGGCCGTTCCGTATATTCAATCAGCAGCGGCAAGCTACCTGCGTGAAGCTAAGCTTGGAGTTGCAGCAGATACGATTGCCACTAGCCTGATGAATGAGGGCAAGGATATTGCAGCTCTTGATTTTGCGCTGGAGGGGATCTCCGCCTGGAGCGGACGCCCGGAGACGCGGGCTATGCTGGGTAAGATCGCCAGTGAGAAGCTGGCCGAGGTTAAGCTGGGCGGACTGAAAGGAATGGCCTTCCAGGCCTTTGTCGGGTTCGTCGATGCCGATATGCTGGGGGAAATGCTCCAGGGTATGGTGCAGTCTACGATCCGTGACTTTAAGGAAGAGGATAGCCCCTACCGGGAGGAAGTCATCCGGGAGATCCGGGTGGCTCTGTTCCAGCTGCTGAGCGATGAAGAACGGATTGCCTCGCTGAAGAATTGGGCGCTGAATGAGCTTCAAGGGGAAGCGGCCGCCGCATTTGTGCTCCAGCAGCTCCAAGGGCTGCGCGGCAAGGCGGTTACGCTGCTGGAAGAGGACCGGGGCCGGGGCGGTCGCAGGCTGTTCTCGCTGTATGCCGCGCTGGTCCGGCGGGTTAGCCAGGAGAAGGAATGGATTCAGACATCAGAGGACCGGATTCGCGGTACGCTGATCTCCTTCGTGGAAGCTAATCATTACCGGATTGGGCAACTGGTCAAGGAGAACCTCGATCAGATGGACGATGCCGCTCTGGTGAATATGCTGGAGGAGAAGGTCGGCAAGGATCTGCAGTGGATTCGTGTCAACGGGGCCGTCTGCGGCTTTGTGGTCGGGCTGGTCCTTACCGTCATCCAGCTGATCTGA
- a CDS encoding Cof-type HAD-IIB family hydrolase produces the protein MLIALDMDGTLLNAEGEISNENKEAILQAQRLGHIVIIATGRSYMDAERQLRLADLECPVVSLNGAVITLADRTVAASTPLNKEDILPALRWMNEIPELYYEVYTEDNVYVELDKRVQLEKLATHKDTEVPEELAWLLQAMVDQQFQQAAVTYVEKMEDVWSKEENLIYKTLVFSLNRELLKEASVRFAAIPGLIITASHVNNIEINHKEANKGAGVSMLAAHYGIPAEQVAVMGDSYNDLPMFEMAGYKIAMENAAPVLKQTADFITLSHTENGVAAGLRHLLDRRTAFK, from the coding sequence ATGCTTATTGCACTGGATATGGACGGAACACTGCTCAATGCGGAGGGTGAAATCAGCAACGAGAACAAAGAGGCTATTCTCCAAGCACAGCGCCTGGGGCATATCGTGATTATCGCTACGGGCCGTTCCTACATGGACGCTGAGCGGCAGCTGCGGCTGGCTGATCTGGAGTGTCCTGTGGTGAGTCTTAACGGTGCTGTAATCACGCTGGCTGACCGGACGGTGGCGGCAAGCACTCCGCTGAATAAAGAGGATATTCTCCCTGCACTGCGCTGGATGAATGAAATCCCTGAATTGTATTACGAGGTATACACTGAGGATAACGTATATGTAGAGCTGGATAAGCGGGTACAGCTGGAAAAGCTGGCTACTCATAAGGACACTGAGGTTCCCGAGGAATTGGCCTGGCTGCTTCAGGCGATGGTAGACCAGCAGTTCCAGCAGGCAGCGGTAACCTATGTGGAGAAAATGGAGGACGTCTGGAGCAAGGAAGAGAATCTGATCTATAAGACCCTGGTCTTCTCACTGAACCGTGAGCTGCTGAAGGAAGCCTCTGTGCGGTTCGCCGCCATTCCTGGACTGATTATTACCGCATCGCATGTCAACAATATCGAGATCAACCATAAGGAAGCGAATAAGGGTGCCGGTGTAAGCATGCTCGCTGCCCACTACGGAATTCCTGCGGAGCAAGTGGCCGTGATGGGCGACAGCTACAATGATCTGCCTATGTTCGAGATGGCGGGGTATAAGATTGCCATGGAAAATGCCGCCCCCGTGCTGAAGCAGACCGCCGACTTCATTACGTTAAGCCATACGGAGAATGGTGTAGCGGCTGGGCTGCGGCATCTTCTGGACAGAAGAACAGCCTTCAAATGA
- a CDS encoding Imm30 family immunity protein produces the protein MNHLYPGIARLYENRLLRTELECEQFDQALEGLAGDTEDAVIHQIFRVFDDDTEQEEVMFSLVHFVESVQIEMYLTQLLESLPEMLEHARNWAIVLNQRILQDDTFRREYAEIAVRMPPRIRQCLAFLLEEIKEDQPRLYERKVNSLLAKLNTSGR, from the coding sequence ATGAACCACCTATACCCCGGGATTGCCCGGTTATATGAGAACCGGCTGCTGCGCACCGAGCTGGAATGCGAGCAGTTCGATCAGGCACTGGAGGGTCTGGCCGGTGATACGGAGGATGCCGTCATTCACCAGATCTTCAGAGTATTCGACGATGATACGGAGCAGGAAGAGGTCATGTTCAGCCTTGTTCATTTTGTAGAGAGTGTCCAGATAGAGATGTATCTGACCCAGCTGCTGGAATCGCTGCCGGAGATGCTGGAGCATGCCCGTAACTGGGCGATTGTGCTAAACCAGAGAATTCTCCAGGACGACACTTTCCGCAGGGAATACGCTGAGATCGCTGTGCGCATGCCGCCAAGAATCCGGCAGTGCCTGGCCTTCCTGCTGGAGGAGATCAAGGAGGATCAACCGCGGCTGTACGAGCGCAAGGTGAATTCCCTGCTGGCCAAGCTGAATACATCCGGGAGATAG